GTTGCCACGGCGTTTTGCCGCTGGCAGTCACGGTCTTCTGGCGCTGGTAATGGGCGGCAATGCCGCTGCCCAGGGCGATGCGGATATCGTCGTGCAGCGCGCCGCCGGCATCGGGCGTCAGGCCGCTATTGAGCACGAAGCGCAGCGGCATGGTGTCCGCCGCCGGCTTGGCGACCGGCGCGGGCAAATCCAGCGCCAGCCCCGACAGGTTGGAATCGACGGCAACCACCAGTTGATGGTCGCGCACCGTGACCGTGCCGGTGTACCGGGCCGTGCCCGAGAAATGACTGGCCAGGCGCTGCATCACCGGCGCCTGGTAGGTCTTGCGGAAGCCATCGGCAGTGAGCATGCCGCCGAGCTTGATGACGATGGCGTTGTCGCGCTGGGTGCCGCCGGTAATCGACACCGGGCCGTCGAGGAAGGTGCCGGACAGCTGGTTGAGATTGACGCCGCGCTCGTTGAACTCGATCTTGCCTTGCGCCGCCTGCACCACCGGCAAATCCTTCATCAGCACGAAGTCGTTGTTGTTGAGTTGCAGCGTGCCGTCCACCTTGGCGTCGAGCAGGTGCGCCAGCGGCAGGCGCAGCTTGAGCGCCAGCGTGGCGTTGCCGGTCGCTTCGGTGTCCTCGGTGAAATGCGAAATCCATTCCAGCACCGGGCTGTGATCGACGTACTTGAGGAATTCCTGCATGGGCCCGGCGGCATTGCCGTCGATTTCCAGCATCGAATCGTGGATCGTCAAATCGGGGATCACCGCCTTGACATTGGTGAGCGCCACGCCGGCCGTGGTGGCTGTATCGCCGCGTATCTCCATGCGGCCGCGCTCGAACACGAAGCTGCCCTTGATGTGTTCGGCCTGCGGCCACTCGGGCAGCGGCTGGCCGTCCTTGCCCAGTTCTTTTCCACCGCGCAGGTAATGCCCGGGGGCGTAGTTCAGTTTGCCCTCGGTGAGCTTGCCGGCCACCTTGAATTCGCCGTGCGGCGCGTGCTCGCCCTGGAACGGGAAATGCGCGAGGTCGCCGCGCACCCGCACGCTGACATCGCTGGCGGTGCCGCCCTCGAGCGCGCCGGTCAGCCAAGCGTACAGCTCGTGCGGAGTCTGCAGCGGCAGGTAGCGGTTGATGCGGTTGACCTGGAAACCGTCGAGCGTGCCGGTCAGATCGACCTGCCCCGCGCCCTTGCCCGACAACGGCATGGTGTGGCTGCCGCGCAAGGTGCCGGACAAGCCCTCCTGCAGGAAGTCCATGCTGTCTATCTTGAGCAGCAACTGGTCCTTGTCCTCGAACGACCAGCTGGCCTTGAGGTTGAGCCGGTCGAACGGCATGGCCGGGTCGGTGAAATAGCCGGGCAGTTGCAGCACCAGCTGTTCCGACGCCAGGCTGAAACTGCCGCCGCGGTCGGTGGCGTCGATGGCGCCGGTGAGATTGTCGAAGCCGGGAATTGCCGGCACTGCCGCCGTGGCCGGGTTTTTGCCGCTTTTCGGCTGGGCCAGGCGCGCCGGCTGCGGTTTCAGGCCCAGGCCCACCAGGTCGCCCTTGACCCGGTACGATTGCAGCGCCGGAAACTTGCCCTGCCACTCGGCCGAAAAATCGCGCAGCAGGCCGCTGGGCGCCGTATCGGCCAGCAAGGTGCGCTGCTGCGGCGTGAGCGGCAGGCGCGAGGCGATACCGGCCAGCGTGCGCAGGTCCAGCTGCGGCGCGCGTATCTCGACTTTTTCCGGGCGAGGGCCGGCAGCGGCGGTGAATTTTTCCGATAGCGAGGTCGGCGCCATCACCAGGCCATCGCTGGTGGTCAAGGTCAGGTTGGTGATCTCGAGGCTGTGGCCACGGGCGCCGAATTGGGCGGCGCCGGTCTGGCGGACGCCGCCGGACACCAGCGGCGGCAACTCCTCGCGCGCGGCAATGCGTCCGGTCAGCTGTTGCAGGTCGAGCAGCGGCAAATCCCTGGCCAGCACGGCGGACACGTCGCGCAGGCCGATATCGGCGGTAAAGGCGGTCAGGCGTTGCTGGTCAAAACTGAGCCAGGTGCGCAGCGAACCGCCGCCCGAGTGCAGTTCGAATGGAAAGTCGAGCCAGGTTTTCCAGGCCGCCACATCGGTGTCGCGCATGTCGGCATACAGCTCACCGGTCCACATCGAGGTATTCGAGACACGGGCGCCAAAAGCCGGGTGGGCAAAATCGGCGCGCACGTCGAGCGGGCCGGCCAGCGCGGCCGGCGGCGTGGCCTTGAGCGCCAGTTGATGGTGCAGCCACTCGTTGCGCAGCCGGACGGTCACGCCCGTGAGCGCCAGCGTGGGGGCGCCGCGCTGGGCATCGGTCCAGCGCACGCGGCCGTCGCGGATGACGATTTCGCGCTGCGCCAGCAACCATTCCAGGCCGCGGCCATCGGACGGCTGGCCCGGATCGAGGTACAGGCCCGCCACGTAGAGCTTGCCGTCGGCCGCGCGGCGGATGTCGAGATCCGGTTGCTTGAGCGACAAGGCGTGGAAGCGCGGTTCCGCCGTGACCACGGTCATCCACGACATGGTGGCCGCCACTTCAGGCAGGCGCAGCGCGGGCCGGCCCTGGCGATCGTGCAACACCACGTCGCCCAGCGTCAACCTGGGCCGGAAGCCGGTCCAGGAGGCGTCGATACGGGCGATGGTGACGGGGTTGCCGGTGGCGCGGGTGGCCAGGCGTTCGATGTCGTCGCGGTAATGTTCGATATTGGGCAGCACCGCGTAGCGCAGTACCAGGAACAGGATGGCAAACGCGAAATAGCCGAGCAGCGCCAGCTTGACGGTAAAACCGAGGACGTGATGGGTAGCCACGTTGCAGACCCGATAGGCAGCGCGCAGCCGGTGCCAGCGCACGGCCAACGGCCCTTCGGCTGTCGCGGTCTCCTCTTCTGTTTTCTGCATCTAATAATTAAAAATTCGGCCGCTGGCCATACAATTAATGCTACGTTCGGTTCAAGCTGGTTGCCTGTGCGACGATTCTACCGCATCGAGACGACCGCACAGCGGCGGCCGGGCACGCAAACCAATGTTTTTACACGCATTTTCCGATTAATTTACAACCGAGTCGCTGCCAGCCCATGATCGCCCCTACCGTTTCCCGTTTTTACCAGCGCTGGCTGGCCGCCGCGCCCGACCGCGCCGCCAAGTCCGACGCGCTCTGCCAACTCAACCTCGCCGACATCGACCTCGACGCCCTGCTGGCGCAGGAAGCCATTGCCGGCCCCGACGGCGCGCCCCCGCTGCCGCTGGTACGCGCCATGCGGCGCCTGCGCAACCTGCTGGTGTGCGGCCTGATCCGCCGCGACCTCGAAGGCCGCGCCGACCTCGGTGAAGTGGTGGAAGCGATGACACGCTTTGCCGACTTCGCCATCGCCCGCCACGTGGCCGAAATCGACGCCGAACTGCGCGCGTCCCACGGCGTACCAATGGGACGCGATTCGGGCATGCCGCAGGAACTGATGGTACTGGCGATGGGCAAGCAAGGCGGACGCGAACTCAATGTCTCGTCCGATATCGACCTGATCTTCGTCTATCCGGAAGATGGCGACACTGCCGCCGGCCCCGGCCAGCGCGGCCTGTCCAACCACGAATATTTTATTCGCCTCGGCAAAAAACTGATCGCCGCTTTGGCGGAGATTACGGAAGATGGCTACACGTTCCGCGTCGATATGGCATTGCGTCCCAATGGCGGCTCCGGACCTCTGGCCGCCAGCCTGTCGATGGTGGAGAACTATTTGATCGTCCAGGGCCGCGAGTGGGAACGCTATGCCTGGGTGAAAGCGCGCGCCGTCACCGGCCGCGCCGAGGATATCGATGCGCTGGACGCCATCGTCCGTCCGTTCGTGTTCCGCCGCTACCTCGACTTCGGCGTGATCGACGCCATCCGCACCATGCACGCCCAGATTCGCGCCGAAGTGAACCGCCAGGAGCGCCTGCACCCCGATCGCAGCAACAACGTCAAGCTGGGCCGGGGCGGCATCCGCGAAATCGAGTTCCTCACGCAAGTGTTCCAGCTGATCCGGGGCGGCCGCGACGCCGCCCTGCGCGATCGCTCCACCCGCACCACGTTGCGCATCGTCGCCGAAAAAGGCCTGTTGTCTCACACGATCGTCTATCAACTGCTCGCTTCCTACACCTTCCTGCGCAACCTGGAACACCGCCTGCAGTACCTGGACGACGCCCAGACCCACACCCTGCCCGCCAACGACGCCGACCGCCAGCTGGTGGCGGAAATGATGGGCGTGGCCGATGTGCCCACCCTGCTGGCGCAGCTGGAAGCGCACCGCCAGTTCGTCGCCGGCCAGTTCGACGAAATGTTCTCCGATAAAACCAGCGAGAACGAGCACCAGATCGAACTGCAATCGAGCAATGAATGCGCCGATCCCGACAACGTCGAGGCGATGGTGGCGCAGTTCAGCGCGCTCGGCTTCACCGATGCGGCCGGCGCCGCCAAGCGCCTGGTCGCCACCTGGCAGGCGCCGCGCCTGCAATCGCTGCCCGAGGCCAGCCGCAACCGCCTGCAAGCGCTGATCAACACCGCGCTGCCGTTAATCGTCGAATGCGCGCGCGAAACGGGCGGCGACCAGCACGCCACGCTGGGCCGGCTGCTCGATTTCCTCGAAGCCGTGGCGCGCCGCTCGGCCTACCTGTCGCTGCTGACCGAGTACCCGCACACGCTGGCGCGCGTGATCCGCATGGTGCACGCCAGCGGCTGGGCCGCGAAGTTCCTGAGCCAGCACCCGATCCTGCTCGACGAACTGCTCGACGACCGCGTGCGCAACGCCGTGTTCGATCCCGTCAGCCTGGCCGCCGACCTGCGCCTGCAACTCGACGCCGCCGCCGGCGACACCGAGCGGCAGATGGACATCCTGCGCGAAATCCACCACGCCCAGCTGTTCCACCTGCTGGCCCAGGACCTGGCCGGCGATCTCACCGTCGAGCGGCTGGCCGACCACCTGTCGGCGCTGGCCGACACCATCGTCGCCGCAGCGATCCAGGCCATCTGGCAGACGGTGGCCACGCGCCACCGCGACGTGCCGCAGTTTGCCGTGATCGCCTACGGCAAGCTGGGCGGCAAGGAGCTCGGCTACGTGTCCGACCTCGACGTGATTTTCCTGTACGACGACCTCGACCAGGACGCGCCGGCCCAGTACGCCAAGCTGGCGCAGCGCTTCATCACCTGGATGACGTCGTACACGTCGGCCGGCATCCTGTTCGACATCGACACCGCGCTGCGCCCGGACGGCGCCTCGGGCATGCTGGTCTCGAGCGTGGGGGCGTTTGAAAAATACCAGACCAGCTCGGCCTGGATCTGGGAACACCAGGCGCTCACCCGCGCGCGCTTCTGTGCCGGCGACACCGCCATCGGCCAGCGCTTCGACCAGATCCGCGATGCCGTGCTGCGCAAGGAACGCCCGGCCGACAGCCCGCTGCGCACCGAGGTGATCGCCATGCGCAAGCGCATGGCCGACGCCAAGCCCAACACCACCGCCCAGTTCGACCTCAAGCAGGATGCGGGCGGCATGATCGACATCGAGTTCATGGTGCAATACCTGGTGCTGCAGCACGCGGCGCAGTACCCGGAGCTGACCGTCAACATGGGCAATATCGGCCTGCTGAAAATGATGGCCGGACTGGGCCTGATCGACGTGGACCTGGCGGCCGAAGTGGGCAACGCCTACCGCAAGCTGCGCAAGTTGCAGCACCAGCTGCGCCTGCAAGGCCAGGACCTGGCGCGGGTGGACCCGGCGCTGGTGGCCGGCGAGGTCAGGCAGGTACTGACGTTGTGGGAGCAATTATTCGGACCGCGCAACCGGACTTAAGTGTAAAAATAACATTGTTGCTTTTTTGTGAATTTGATTGAACTCCCGTTTACACGGCTGTGGGCCGGTGCGACATTGGTCAGTCACGCCGGGCGGTTGGACGCCGGCGGCCGCCGCCAGGCGGTGTCAACCACACACGAGGAGTCGCAATGTTCACAGAGAAAACGCTGTATCGTTTGCTTCGATTCATCCCCTGCGGCGCAGCGCTTGCGCTGCCGCTGGCCCACGCTCCTGCCCACGCGCAGGACCAGCCGGCCCCGGCCGGGCCAGTGCAGCAGGTGGTCGTGACCGGCTCGCGCATCGCCGCCCCGGGCGCCGAGTCGCCGTCGCCGTTGCAAGTGCTGGGCGCGGCCGATATTGCCGCCTCGGGCGCCACCAACTTGCAGGAACTGCTGCAGAAAAATCCCACCATGGGCACGCCCGCGCTCAGCCGCACCAATTCCAACTTCCTCACCTCGGGCGGCGGCGTTACCACCGTCAACCTGCGCAACATGGGCGACTCGCGCACGCTGGTGCTGGTCAACGGCCGCCGCTTCGTGTCCGGCGTACCCGGTGACACGGCGGTCGATCTGAACACCATCCCCACCGACTTCATCGAGCGGGTGGAACTGCTCACCGGCGGCGCCTCGGCCACGTACGGCTCCGACGCCGTGGCCGGCGTGGTCAACATCATCCTCAAGCGCAATTTCGAGGGCCTGGTAATCGACGCCCAGGCCGGCCGGAGCCACGAGCGCGACGACGACAAGCGCAAGCTCTCGCTCACCTTCGGCACCACCAGCGCCGACGGCGCCAGCAACCTGATGGGCCACTTCGGCTACAGCAAGCAAGGTGCGGTGTACTCGCGCGACCGGCCGTTTGCCGCCGTGGACCAGACCTCGGCCATTACCCGTGGCCGGCCCGACCTGGCCTTGACGCCGATCCGCCCCTACTACTCCGGTTTCGCGCCGGCCGGCCGCTTCTTTGTCGATAACGACGCCGACGGTTTCACCTACGACGCCAGCGGCAATATCATTCCGTTCGACACCAACGGCGCCAACGGCCCGGCCACCGGCTACAACCGCTCGGCATTGCGCGCCATTGCCGTGCCCACCGAGCGCTACCTGTTCGCCCTCAACGGCACCCGCGCCCTGGGCGACAACCTCAGCGCCTTCTTCGAGGGCACTTACGCCGCCACCAAGACCACCAC
This is a stretch of genomic DNA from Duganella zoogloeoides. It encodes these proteins:
- the glnE gene encoding bifunctional [glutamate--ammonia ligase]-adenylyl-L-tyrosine phosphorylase/[glutamate--ammonia-ligase] adenylyltransferase → MIAPTVSRFYQRWLAAAPDRAAKSDALCQLNLADIDLDALLAQEAIAGPDGAPPLPLVRAMRRLRNLLVCGLIRRDLEGRADLGEVVEAMTRFADFAIARHVAEIDAELRASHGVPMGRDSGMPQELMVLAMGKQGGRELNVSSDIDLIFVYPEDGDTAAGPGQRGLSNHEYFIRLGKKLIAALAEITEDGYTFRVDMALRPNGGSGPLAASLSMVENYLIVQGREWERYAWVKARAVTGRAEDIDALDAIVRPFVFRRYLDFGVIDAIRTMHAQIRAEVNRQERLHPDRSNNVKLGRGGIREIEFLTQVFQLIRGGRDAALRDRSTRTTLRIVAEKGLLSHTIVYQLLASYTFLRNLEHRLQYLDDAQTHTLPANDADRQLVAEMMGVADVPTLLAQLEAHRQFVAGQFDEMFSDKTSENEHQIELQSSNECADPDNVEAMVAQFSALGFTDAAGAAKRLVATWQAPRLQSLPEASRNRLQALINTALPLIVECARETGGDQHATLGRLLDFLEAVARRSAYLSLLTEYPHTLARVIRMVHASGWAAKFLSQHPILLDELLDDRVRNAVFDPVSLAADLRLQLDAAAGDTERQMDILREIHHAQLFHLLAQDLAGDLTVERLADHLSALADTIVAAAIQAIWQTVATRHRDVPQFAVIAYGKLGGKELGYVSDLDVIFLYDDLDQDAPAQYAKLAQRFITWMTSYTSAGILFDIDTALRPDGASGMLVSSVGAFEKYQTSSAWIWEHQALTRARFCAGDTAIGQRFDQIRDAVLRKERPADSPLRTEVIAMRKRMADAKPNTTAQFDLKQDAGGMIDIEFMVQYLVLQHAAQYPELTVNMGNIGLLKMMAGLGLIDVDLAAEVGNAYRKLRKLQHQLRLQGQDLARVDPALVAGEVRQVLTLWEQLFGPRNRT
- a CDS encoding YhdP family protein, translating into MQKTEEETATAEGPLAVRWHRLRAAYRVCNVATHHVLGFTVKLALLGYFAFAILFLVLRYAVLPNIEHYRDDIERLATRATGNPVTIARIDASWTGFRPRLTLGDVVLHDRQGRPALRLPEVAATMSWMTVVTAEPRFHALSLKQPDLDIRRAADGKLYVAGLYLDPGQPSDGRGLEWLLAQREIVIRDGRVRWTDAQRGAPTLALTGVTVRLRNEWLHHQLALKATPPAALAGPLDVRADFAHPAFGARVSNTSMWTGELYADMRDTDVAAWKTWLDFPFELHSGGGSLRTWLSFDQQRLTAFTADIGLRDVSAVLARDLPLLDLQQLTGRIAAREELPPLVSGGVRQTGAAQFGARGHSLEITNLTLTTSDGLVMAPTSLSEKFTAAAGPRPEKVEIRAPQLDLRTLAGIASRLPLTPQQRTLLADTAPSGLLRDFSAEWQGKFPALQSYRVKGDLVGLGLKPQPARLAQPKSGKNPATAAVPAIPGFDNLTGAIDATDRGGSFSLASEQLVLQLPGYFTDPAMPFDRLNLKASWSFEDKDQLLLKIDSMDFLQEGLSGTLRGSHTMPLSGKGAGQVDLTGTLDGFQVNRINRYLPLQTPHELYAWLTGALEGGTASDVSVRVRGDLAHFPFQGEHAPHGEFKVAGKLTEGKLNYAPGHYLRGGKELGKDGQPLPEWPQAEHIKGSFVFERGRMEIRGDTATTAGVALTNVKAVIPDLTIHDSMLEIDGNAAGPMQEFLKYVDHSPVLEWISHFTEDTEATGNATLALKLRLPLAHLLDAKVDGTLQLNNNDFVLMKDLPVVQAAQGKIEFNERGVNLNQLSGTFLDGPVSITGGTQRDNAIVIKLGGMLTADGFRKTYQAPVMQRLASHFSGTARYTGTVTVRDHQLVVAVDSNLSGLALDLPAPVAKPAADTMPLRFVLNSGLTPDAGGALHDDIRIALGSGIAAHYQRQKTVTASGKTPWQLVRGGIGINTPAPEPESGLTLNINLPVFNADAWLDFGKAVAGEGPNNSTAAAFTGDADSADFSQYVVPDAIAARTGELLIGARKLENVVVGVTRHKSIWQANIDSTQANGHLTWSEPSTGHGLGKVTARLSSLVIPASASNEVADLLDGKSSAAATIPALDIKIERFELFNKPLGELDLQASNVQLPDSRVWRISKLSLANADGELTGTGKWTTRGNAHTTDLNFNLDIIDAGKLLDRFGFVGTVRNGKGSLKGDIAWNGLPYAMDLPSLSGQIVMNVEKGQFIKQDPGAAKLLGVLSLQALPRLLKLDFHDVFSEGLAFDGLTANAAIERGIVRTENLKMHGMAATVLMDGSADIANELTNLHVVVIPEVNLGTAPLVYALAVNPVIGLGSFLAQLFLSAPVMKALTYHMQVTGPWKAPVVTKLDAAKTEPPAAKSAQ